The Rhinolophus sinicus isolate RSC01 linkage group LG15, ASM3656204v1, whole genome shotgun sequence region GTCCTTGGAACCGTATGACAGAATATTGCTGGAGACCCTAATCCCACCCCCAGTTGCATTTTACAAAGAGGAAATCGAGGTCCAGAAAGGGAAGACTGTAGTCCAAGTTCACCAGCaaattagtggcagagccaggactagaaaCCCTATTTTCGGACCCCCGTCTTGTGTTCTTGGCACAGCGTGGCACTAAAGGCTTTACgacaggcagagaagtggatagGGATCTTATGGGAATTTCTTAACCAGTCCCCACACTTTTCTCACTCCCCACCGCTTCCTAAAACCCCGGGGCGGTGAAATGCttccttttctgcctcctctGAAGTGGGACCTGCAAAGGTAGGCGGCCCCGGTGGGCGGGGCTGCATGGCTCAGTGTCTGTGactctccctccccagccctgcggGACCCTCTCGGCGGGCGGACGGGGAGAGTGGGGCTTTGTCGGCACCCGGGATCCGCAGGGTCTGGCTACCTTCTGCGAAGCCAGGAAGGTCTCAGCCCCCTGCCCTGGGTTGCaggcatttaaaatgaaatacaaacaatCAAACCGCGCGCAGAGGGCAGAAACCTGCGGCGCCCGGATCGAGGGCGCCTGCTGGGGTGGTGCGGCCGAGGTGGCTCTAATAGGCGTTCTCCAGCTCGGCCTGGTTAGCTTTAACGCCCCGGGCGCGGGGCCTCGGCTTCCTGCCTTTCTGCGGCCGCGCAGCCTCGGGCCCGAAGTCCTTGAGCTCGGACTGGTTGTGGAAGCGGGTGAGGCGCTTGCACTTGCACGAGGCCACCAGGCGCACCTTGCGCGCGCGCGGGGACGCGCCGCCGGGACACAGCAGCTGCACCCGTTGCGCGCGGTAGCGATCCGGGATGCAGCGGAAGTCGGGCCCGTTCGGGCGCCACCACTTGCCGCGGCCGATGGCGTTGGGCAGCAGGCGCGCGGGTCCGCACTGGCCCGAGCACACCAGTTCCGTGACCGGCTTCGCG contains the following coding sequences:
- the SOST gene encoding sclerostin; protein product: MQPSLALCLVCLLVHAAFRAVEAQGWQAFKNDATEIIPELGEYPEAPPELENNKTMNRAENGGRPPHHPFETKDVSEYSCRELHFTRYVTDGPCRSAKPVTELVCSGQCGPARLLPNAIGRGKWWRPNGPDFRCIPDRYRAQRVQLLCPGGASPRARKVRLVASCKCKRLTRFHNQSELKDFGPEAARPQKGRKPRPRARGVKANQAELENAY